The following proteins are co-located in the Candidatus Accumulibacter cognatus genome:
- a CDS encoding DUF3987 domain-containing protein has translation MILGEAAQALHETIKAPLAMCCQSVLAAASLAAQPHFDVLLPWGKLRPLSLFLLTVGQSGERKSGVDDVVLGAAKKQERDDLESYQVDLAAYELALDSWKQAADAARRAATSKKSGTAPATADDVLRAVQAVGEQPIPPVMPLRFLTDPTVEGQFKLMASAQPSMALFSDEGGLLIGGHALNSDNALKTMARWCKIWDGSPFDRVRAGDGASILYGRRMALHQLAQPDVMTLLLSDRMANGQGLLSRCLVAWPESTIGRRHVERFEKPEDRREIKRLFAVLKTLMEVPPCTGKNPQELTPAELPLSGEAVDLAVVAQNQFETLMAPGADLAELPDRTSKALENACRIAGVMTAIDSGLAAREVDRLHLERALIIMQWYLREALRIRGAAAIPQSVLDAESLSSWLKDRDITMFRSKQVLNGGPSHLRNKPRLMASIKELVDNGYLLENDSGTVVDGVRAKFSWKVLHHVV, from the coding sequence GTGATTCTGGGCGAGGCTGCACAAGCTCTGCACGAAACCATCAAGGCGCCGCTGGCCATGTGCTGCCAGTCTGTACTGGCTGCGGCATCGCTCGCGGCGCAGCCCCATTTCGACGTGCTGCTGCCCTGGGGAAAGCTCCGGCCGTTGTCACTTTTTCTGCTCACTGTCGGCCAGTCCGGCGAGCGAAAAAGCGGGGTTGATGATGTCGTTCTCGGCGCCGCCAAGAAGCAGGAGCGAGATGATTTAGAGTCCTATCAAGTCGATCTTGCCGCCTATGAATTGGCGCTGGATTCGTGGAAGCAGGCGGCCGACGCGGCAAGGCGCGCAGCAACGAGCAAGAAATCCGGCACTGCACCTGCAACCGCTGACGATGTTCTGCGAGCGGTTCAGGCGGTGGGTGAACAACCGATTCCCCCCGTCATGCCGCTGAGGTTCCTGACGGATCCGACGGTCGAAGGCCAGTTCAAGTTGATGGCCAGCGCGCAACCCAGCATGGCGCTATTTTCGGATGAGGGCGGTTTGCTGATCGGTGGGCACGCTCTGAATTCTGACAATGCACTCAAGACGATGGCGCGCTGGTGCAAGATTTGGGACGGATCGCCCTTTGACCGCGTGCGCGCTGGCGACGGTGCATCCATCCTCTACGGGCGCCGCATGGCGCTGCATCAACTTGCGCAGCCCGATGTGATGACGCTCTTGCTGTCGGATCGCATGGCGAACGGGCAAGGGCTGCTGTCCCGCTGTCTTGTCGCGTGGCCAGAAAGCACGATTGGGCGCCGGCATGTTGAGCGCTTCGAGAAGCCCGAGGATCGGCGAGAAATCAAACGCCTTTTCGCGGTCCTCAAGACGCTGATGGAGGTGCCGCCCTGCACTGGAAAAAATCCGCAGGAGCTTACGCCGGCCGAATTGCCCCTCAGTGGTGAAGCGGTGGATCTAGCTGTGGTTGCTCAAAACCAGTTTGAAACGCTGATGGCACCCGGCGCCGATCTGGCCGAACTGCCCGACCGCACGTCAAAAGCGCTTGAAAATGCCTGCCGCATTGCCGGCGTGATGACCGCTATCGACTCTGGATTGGCGGCGCGAGAGGTGGATAGACTGCACCTTGAGCGGGCGCTGATCATCATGCAGTGGTACTTGCGCGAGGCGCTTCGCATTCGCGGCGCTGCTGCGATTCCTCAGTCGGTACTCGACGCGGAAAGCCTGTCATCGTGGCTGAAAGACCGCGACATCACCATGTTCAGGTCGAAGCAGGTATTGAACGGCGGGCCTTCTCATCTGCGCAACAAGCCGCGATTGATGGCGTCCATCAAGGAACTTGTGGACAACGGCTATCTGTTGGAAAACGACTCCGGCACTGTGGTTGATGGGGTGCGCGCAAAGTTTTCATGGAAGGTGCTGCACCATGTGGTTTGA
- a CDS encoding DNA primase — protein sequence MTPTEKFLSRVEHRQTGPGRWQFRVPTRKDRHMSGAVRETDEGVLLLHDFGGDSVPDILDAIGLQPSDLFPEKLTHHAKSERRPFPASDVLRCVAFEAMVVAAAAVALLAGEPFTEVDRERLILAASRIQAAITAAGLSHG from the coding sequence ATGACTCCCACCGAGAAATTCTTGTCTCGCGTTGAGCACCGGCAGACCGGACCAGGCCGCTGGCAGTTTCGCGTTCCCACCCGCAAGGACCGCCACATGTCGGGAGCGGTGCGGGAGACCGATGAAGGCGTGCTGCTCCTTCACGACTTCGGCGGGGATTCGGTCCCTGACATTCTCGACGCCATTGGACTTCAGCCAAGCGACCTGTTCCCCGAGAAGCTGACGCATCATGCCAAGAGCGAACGCCGCCCATTCCCTGCCAGCGATGTGTTGCGCTGCGTCGCCTTCGAGGCGATGGTGGTCGCGGCGGCAGCAGTGGCGCTGCTGGCCGGCGAGCCGTTCACTGAAGTGGACCGCGAGCGCCTGATTCTGGCCGCGAGCCGGATTCAGGCGGCGATCACGGCGGCGGGGTTGTCCCATGGATAG
- a CDS encoding AlpA family phage regulatory protein yields the protein MNAKTRNIPAASIRSAIASASAIEAAFQDPAPVRVKEISIPDALKNFDSLPDSASVRLPVVKALKACSAATVWRLVKRGDLPSPRKLSQRITAWNVGELRKALAA from the coding sequence ATGAACGCAAAAACCCGCAACATCCCGGCAGCATCAATTCGGTCGGCCATCGCCAGCGCCAGCGCCATCGAGGCGGCTTTTCAAGACCCGGCGCCTGTTCGCGTCAAGGAAATCAGCATCCCTGACGCACTCAAGAATTTTGACTCCCTGCCCGATTCGGCCAGTGTCCGGCTGCCGGTAGTCAAGGCGCTGAAGGCGTGCTCGGCCGCAACGGTTTGGCGCTTGGTCAAGCGCGGCGATCTGCCATCACCCCGAAAACTCTCTCAGCGAATCACAGCTTGGAACGTCGGCGAGCTTCGCAAAGCCCTCGCGGCCTGA
- a CDS encoding tyrosine-type recombinase/integrase: protein MGKYNVKSLEAAAAKVVTGERYLSDGDGLYLRVRAGEARQVWFYRYTMNGQPRKMQLGVYGDMGLAAARVGANELSAMRRQGIDPVLAKEAEEAAKAAATIAAAAAAAKVAARLTVRALLDRWQADYLSHKRKDGGAEIRRSFGKDVLPVLGAVPAEDVTRGMVAALLDSVVRRGSPVIANYLLADMNQMFNFAKARQIIEANPCDGLNKAQFGGAKVERDRVLSEAEIRELRAKIPEAKLQKRTEAALWIMLATGCRVGEISQARWSAVDLEGKVWTIPSDVAKNAKEHRIYLSDFAVKWFEVLKPTSGNSQWVFPAENKEDSHVCVKSITKQIGDRQREGAPMQNRSLAVASLKLTGGDWTPHDLRRTAATLAGELGTPPYVIERMLNHQQRNPLERIYQRQSLEAEQRKGWRLLGERLELLTSGASNVVTLKRTT from the coding sequence ATGGGCAAGTACAACGTGAAAAGTCTTGAAGCTGCTGCCGCCAAGGTCGTTACGGGGGAACGATACTTGTCTGACGGCGATGGGTTATATCTGCGGGTTCGCGCAGGGGAAGCGAGGCAGGTTTGGTTCTACCGCTACACCATGAACGGACAACCCCGAAAGATGCAACTTGGCGTGTACGGCGACATGGGCCTAGCTGCTGCGCGAGTCGGGGCAAATGAGCTATCAGCCATGCGTCGTCAAGGTATAGATCCTGTTCTGGCTAAAGAGGCCGAAGAAGCGGCTAAGGCAGCAGCCACGATTGCGGCGGCTGCAGCAGCGGCAAAGGTTGCTGCCCGGCTTACAGTACGGGCCTTGCTTGATCGGTGGCAGGCTGACTATCTCTCGCACAAGCGCAAAGATGGGGGTGCCGAGATACGGCGTTCGTTCGGCAAGGATGTTCTGCCAGTACTGGGCGCGGTTCCTGCTGAGGACGTGACCCGAGGCATGGTGGCTGCCTTGCTGGATAGCGTCGTTCGTCGGGGATCGCCGGTCATTGCCAATTACTTGCTTGCCGACATGAACCAGATGTTCAACTTTGCAAAGGCCAGACAGATCATTGAGGCGAACCCTTGCGATGGATTGAACAAAGCTCAGTTTGGCGGCGCGAAAGTTGAACGTGACCGCGTTCTGAGCGAAGCGGAAATCAGGGAGCTACGCGCCAAGATTCCAGAGGCGAAACTCCAGAAGCGCACAGAAGCCGCGCTATGGATCATGCTGGCCACTGGCTGCCGGGTAGGGGAAATCAGCCAAGCACGTTGGTCTGCTGTCGATCTGGAGGGGAAGGTCTGGACGATTCCTTCCGATGTTGCCAAGAATGCCAAGGAGCACCGCATCTATCTGTCAGATTTTGCCGTCAAGTGGTTCGAAGTGCTCAAGCCAACGTCGGGGAATTCTCAGTGGGTGTTCCCCGCAGAAAACAAGGAGGACAGCCATGTGTGCGTGAAAAGCATCACGAAACAGATCGGTGACAGGCAGCGCGAAGGCGCGCCGATGCAGAACCGTAGTTTGGCTGTCGCGTCGTTGAAACTGACTGGCGGCGATTGGACGCCCCATGACTTGCGGCGAACGGCGGCAACACTGGCCGGCGAGCTTGGAACGCCCCCCTACGTGATTGAGAGGATGCTGAACCATCAGCAGAGGAACCCGCTTGAGCGCATCTATCAGCGGCAATCGTTGGAAGCGGAACAGCGGAAAGGCTGGCGGCTGCTAGGGGAACGGCTCGAACTGCTGACCAGCGGCGCATCAAACGTGGTCACGCTCAAGCGTACAACTTGA